The proteins below are encoded in one region of Labeo rohita strain BAU-BD-2019 chromosome 15, IGBB_LRoh.1.0, whole genome shotgun sequence:
- the tfdp2 gene encoding transcription factor Dp-2 isoform X3 has protein sequence MILSTPQRVSHPGSILIGSPFTPHTTPVAMVTQAHPPEGDEWTPGNKKRTHDYIDPYYSDRDGLCSSDSSSSKRMKRADKNGKGLRHFSMKVCEKVQKKGTTSYNEVADELVAEFTHASSLMPTDSQVYDQKNIRRRVYDALNVLMAMNIISKEKKEIRWIGLPTNSAQECRNLELEKQKRLERIRQKRAQLEELILQQIAFKNLVQRNQANEASSQSAPPPGSVIQLPFIILNTDVRTVIDCSISSDKCEYLFNFDNTFEIHDDVEILKRMGMSLGLENGTCSPENLSVAKSLVPKSLEAYVTNMATNSNRTPLSHTSHSSTAPSHTSESRGQTPSSFNEEEDDDDEDDDNPSSPE, from the exons ATTTTAAGCACACCACAGAGAGTGTCTCATCCTGGAAGTATCCTCATCGGCAGCCCGTTTACTCCGCACACAACGCCGGTGGCCATGGTTACACAAGCGCACCCTCCCGAGGGCGATGAGTGGACCCCGGG aaacaaaaaaaggacACATGACTACATTGATCCCTATTACTCAGACAG GGACGGACTGTGTTCGAGTGATTCCTCGTCCAG TAAGCGAATGAAGAGGGCAGATAAGAACGGTAAAGGCCTCAGGCACTTCTCCATGAAGGTGTGCGAAAAGGTTCAAAAGAAAGGCACTACGTCTTACAACGAGGTGGCCGATGAGCTGGTTGCCGAATTTACTCATGCCAGCAGCCTGATGCCCACGGACTCG CAGGTGTACGACCAGAAGAACATCCGTCGGCGTGTGTATGACGCGCTCAACGTGTTGATGGCCATGAACATCATCTCTAAAGAGAAGAAGGAGATCCGCTGGATCGGCCTGCCCACAAACTCAGCCCAAGAGTGCCGCAACTTAGAG CTGGAGAAACAGAAGCGTTTGGAAAGAATCCGACAGAAAAGAGCCCAGCTAGAGGAGCTAATATTACAG CAGATCGCCTTTAAGAATCTGGTGCAGAGGAACCAGGCCAACGAAGCCTCGTCCCAGTCAGCTCCCCCTCCAGGATCAGTCATTCAGCTTCCCTTTATCATTCTCAACACAGACGTCCGCACCGTCATCGACTGCTCCATCTCTAGTGATAA GTGTGAATATCTCTTTAACTTCGACAACACATTTGAGATCCATGATGACGTTGAGATCCTGAAGCGGATGGGCATGTCTCTTGGGCTCGAGAACGGCACGTGTTCTCCAGAGAACCTCAGCGTGGCCAAATCTCTGGTGCCCAAGTCTCTGGAAGCGTACGTCACCA ACATGGCCACAAACTCCAACAGAACACCTCTCAGCCACACAAG TCACAGCAGCACGGCCCCGTCACACACCTCAGAGTCTCGCGGCCAGACGCCCAGCTCGTTCAACGAGGAAGAGGACGACGATGACGAAGACGACGACAATCCCTCTTCCCCAGAGTGA